The nucleotide window CTGTACATagactatctctctcttcactagCTGCACTGTGCTCTCTCAATTATTTCAGTGACAGAGAAACAATGGTgaaaattggaaacaatattagtAAACCAAAAACCCAAACATTTGGAGTCATTCAGGGTTCCCCTCTATCCCCACTACTCTTCAACTTATATATAAGTGATCTTAAAAACTGCAACTTCAAGGGAGAAGTATACAACTATGCGGATGATACCATTATGCTATTTGCAAGTAAAAGTTTAACAACTGCAgctgaaaatttacaaaaagatttgaatacaataacaaaatacTTCCACAACAACTATATACATATCAACAGTACAAAGACAAAAACAATAGTATTTGAAAACCCAAAAATGAGTATAAACATCCTTGACCCAAACAATAGAGTTAAAAGTCATAACTATAAATGCTTCACCACTTTAAATCCATGCAACTGTGAGAAAATTAAACACTCAGATACAGTTAAATATCTTGGACTGAATTTTGACTCAAACATGAAGTGGCACACCCATTCCCAGATGCTGGCAAAAAAACTGAGGTACATAGCACATAGGTGTTACCAAATGAGAGAATTACTGCCTCTGAAAGCAAAACGAACAGTCTACTTCAGCTTGGTTGAATCTCAAATACGATAATATGGTATAACTGTCTATGGACATGCACCCAATTATATATTGAACCCAGTAAGTCAGCTGATCAACAGAATCAAAAGGATATTTTTCCAAGGAGTGGATACAAacagtaggaacagtgtgtcacgatgtatatcgtagcTAGTGAggggaattgagtttagggcttgtTCTAAAGACGCTTGGTTATCTCTTGATGAAATCGCGAAGTCCAACGAGCAGCCCAGCCACTGGGCTACCGCTCAGCAGTGCTGCGCATCCttactcccctccctctcggccactgagggaggctcgtgaAGGGCTAGTAGGAGACAGTCTAGTGCAGGTGTCCAGGGCGAGTGGTCGACAGAGAGAGTGAAGGAAGCAGCATGCAGCTAGCAACATAGTACATCTCGTATCCTGAGTGTACTCCGACTCCTTCAACTACTAGGAGTTGTTTCTGTGGTTAACGGGGGTTAATCGAAGACACTGGAAGCTCCGAGATTCAGCACTCACTTGGGCGAGTGTTGTTCGACCATTTTGACGACTTTGGGCAGCAACCTGCCTGTTTCAACCAGTAGTGGCACGTCAGGTTTTGGCTAAAACCTGACTGGACCCTGGTACATCATCGCGGGAACCAGGAAGGGTGAGAGGACCTCGAATAAGGCTCAGGtaggcctttctcgaccccaAGACGTGATCCTGACCACAGGAAATAGCCGGTGCCCGAGGTTAGGGACCCAGTGACCAGAGGTGAAGCCCGGTGCATGGGCTCCTATAGCTTGCTATTCTGGCTTCtaatagcaagaggacctcgagtaaggcttgggaaggcctttctcgaccccgaAACGTGACCCTGACGGCAGGAAATACCCAGTGCCCGAggttagggacccggtgaccagagGTGAAGCCCGGTGCGCGGGCTCCTATAGCTTGCTGATTCGCCTTCGAATagcaggaggacctcgagaaaggcttgggaaggcctttctcgacTCCGAGACATGATCCTGACCCCAGGAAAACACCCGGTGTCCGAGGTTAGGGACCTGGTGACCGACTACTGCAACCAGTTCCAAGGCTCTCAAACCCTGCTATTTCGGATCCTAATAGCAGGAGGACATCTAGTGGCAATCGGAAACGCTACTCCCATAACAGAGACCCCCTCACAGCAGACACCAGATCGTTCCTGTTCCTCTCACTCCACGCCCAACCCTGTTAGGCAGTgcaaagcacggcccctcttacctaaaagagggaagCATTTCTCCAAGGTGCTcaagaccctgtttcaaccgccgactcgaacgagggtggttggcAGACGCCCCACCAAGTctcccgtcccctgctgcggcccaccccagtcgcCAACTGAGTCTAGCcagcccagagcgacactgggaattctGGTAGAataaggtgtgggcaaaaatctactcagaccTTATAAGTTTTTGGTAAGTATTGTCcatgttttctatttcaatatgGAATAGAAAACTAAAGAGCCAGAGTCGTTTCTCAATTTGGGTTTTCCATGGCAATCAGTGCAACGCCAATCTGTTTTTTTCTGACCGGACATCCCTCTATAAGTCGTTTCTCGAAGTCCGGAGCATTCAAAATCCATTCGTTGTTCGCATCCGTTGCATTTGACCAATTCTCCATCATTGGGGAGTTCATCATCGCATTtagtacaatttttcatttttcagtttagTAGTTAATAACTGTATTTCAATAATGTCTATGACTTTGATGATTCTTTGGATTTAATGTTTTATACCACCTGTCTCATCAACAGCACACACTAGCCCACATAATAGTTTAATTGTTCATGTTCATGATCTATGTATATAATGCGGTAACCTTCTCTATTTCTATTCGATGAATAGTTATAATTGTTTgtaaagttcaaattttcaatatatttatactCCTACCTTATTTTTTTACAGTCAGTGCCAGTTAACTAACTTTGAGGTTATAATATTAGAACTTTACACTTCAGGTTGAATTTCGTAATATATCCACATCTGGTTAATTTCTAACTATTTTGCACTTTTCCCATTCCATTATATTTCTATCAAAACACTTTTCAAGTACCTTAGTTGATTATTGAACTTATTTCGAAACTTTTTTAACAGACTATTGCAAGTTTTGATTGAAATGCATCCAGTGCCACCtggatagtaataataataataataataataataatataataataataataataataataataataataataataaaggaatCTATCCATTGCCTGGATAGATTATGCAAAAGCCTTTGACTCCGTCCCACACAGTTGGCTGGTGCATGTTCTCCAACTTTATAAAGTCAGTTCAggtattgtcaactttttgaAGCTAGCCATGACTGAGTGGAGTGTCAGGCTGTGTATTGGGGATGGAGTGGATCAATTTCAAACAGGTGCTATCAAGGTTGTCAGAGGAATTTACCAGGGTGACAGTCTGAGCCCTCTCTGGTTCTGCCTGGCCTTAAATCCTCTTAGTTTGTTGCTAAGAAATTCCCCATATGGATATAAGCTCAATGTTTCAAGAGAGCTTACAGTATCACACAGTTTCTATATGGATGACCTGAAACTTTATGCCAAGTCACCAGAGCAGCTTGAGAATTTGCTTCAGCTAGTCACTACTTTCAGCCAGagtatcaaaatgaaattaggATTGGAGAAGTGTGCAGTACTGCATGTGAAGAAAGGTAAAGTAGTAAATACAGCAGAAGGGATGTTGACACTGGAAAATGAAATAGGGCAGTTGCAAATAGGACAGACATATAAATACTTGGGACTCCACCAGCATTTGAAAATCTCCCGTGTTGAAGTGTTCAGCCgcttggaaattgaatttaagaGAAGACTAAGTAAAGTCATGAAATCTAAATTGCCTTCAAAGCATCTGATTAAGGCAATAAATTCTTGGGTTATTCCATCTCTGACCTACAGTTTTGGTGTTCTGAAGTGGTCTGACACTCGTCTGGAACAAATGGACAGGCTTGTGAGGACTCAAATGACGAAAAACAGGGTGCATCACCCAAGATCATCGATGAGTCATCTATATATGCCAAGGAAGCTGGGTGGCAGGGGCTTGTCCAGGGTTTCAGATCTGTGTGCAAAACAAGAGAAAAGACTAAGAGAGTATTTCACGTCTGCTAACACAAATCTCCTCAGGGAAGTGTGCCGACTGGATGAAAATTATACTGCACTTAACCTGAGGAATCCTAATGGTCGAGAGCCCTTGACATGGCATGATTACAAGGCAGAATGGCAACAGAGGGAACTGCATGGGCGCTACTGTAAGCATCTGAACTCTGATCATAATAATCATGACCTTTCAAGCAGGTGGCTGACAGATGGAAGTCTTTTCCCAGAAACAGAAGGCTTTATAATTGCTATGCAGGATCAGGTTGTCGCTACCAATGCCTATAGAAGACATATCATCAGAGATCTGAGCATAAGTGATAAATGCAGGCTTTGTAACGCTGCAGTTGAAAGTATTCAGCACATAGTTTCAGGCTGCTCAATATTGGCACCAAAAGAGTATTTGAGGCGACATAATAATGTTGCAAAAATAGTGCACCTGAAATTGCAGCAGGAATTTGGCTTCTTTGAAGAAATGCCCCCATACTATTCTTACTCTCCTCCTGCATTTATTGAGAGAAACCAGATTAAGATCTATTGGGATGTTCAAATGATCACTGACAGGCAAGTCATTCATAACAAGCCTGACATCCTAATGTTGAACATGAatcaaaaagaagccttgataaTTGATGTAGCCATACCAGCAGatgaaaattgtcaaagaacaaGAGGTGAGAAATTGAGGAAGTATCAAGAGCTAGCATTTGAGCTCAAAGATATGTATGGGCTCAATAATGTTAGAATAATCCCAATTGTAATATCTGTGAATGGTCTGGTTCTTAATTCAACAGTGGAGAGCTGTAAGGCTATTGATGTCTCAGAAACTCTGGTAGGGAAAATGCAGAAGTCTGTTCTGCTTGATACAGCTCGCATAGTACGCCAAACGCTCCAACATATTTGGTAAAATACTCcatcaataatagaaaataatgccaAGAGGTTGCATAAATTTTGCCCCTCTTCGCATAAGCTATCCGCAACTGcgtgaaaaagagagaaaaataataataataataataacagtttGATAGGTATGTCAGGACAAGGATGACTAAATTCAGGATGAATCATCCACGTGCCTCGGTTGCTCGACTGTACCTACCGAGGAGTATATGGGAGGTCGCGGTTTGATGAGGGTATCAAGGTTATGTGTAAGTCAGGAAACGAAGTTAAGATCTTACTTCCAGAATGCTGATTCAGATTTGTTTGTGAAGGTATGCCAGCTGGATAATGGTTACACAGCCCTTGATTTAAGGAACCAAAGAAGTAGCGAGCTGCTATCTGCTCAAGACCTAAAAGAAGAATGAAGGACAAAAGAGTTACATGGACGGTTTTATGGGCACCTTAATTCAGAGCCAATAGGTCAAGAGCTGTCTTGTATGTGGCTAACAGTGGGAAGTTTGTTTCCAGAGACTGAGGGCTTTGTACAGGCGATTCAAGATCAAGTGATAGCAACAAATGCTTATAGGAGGCATGTAATGGGAGACAGGACCATAAGTGACAAATGCAGAATGTGTGCCAGTGCAGTAGAAAGTATCCAACATATTGTATCCAGCTGCTCAGTGCTAGCCCCAAGAGAGTATTTGTTGTGCCATAAGAATGTGGCAAAAATTGTGCACTTGGAGATGCAGATCAAGTTTGGGAATATTGCAGAGGTCCCCCCTTACTATAACTATCAGCCTCCTCCTCTGGTTGAGTTCAATCACGTCAAGATCCACTGGGATGTCTAAATGATTACAGACAGGCGAGCAGTACACAACAAGCCTGACATCCTAGTATTGGATCAGCTGGAGAAGAGGGCTTATATAATTGATATCACTGTACCTTCAGATGAGAATGCTCAGAAGACCAGAGGCGAGAAAAACCGAATCCATTCGGCGCAGATCTTTGCCCAACGTTCCAGTGCCATCCTTGGCACGTGTCCTGCCCATTTCCATTTGACGAGATGAGCTTCCTTTTGAAGATTCTTAACTCTCACCTGCTGCAGAACCTGGGTGTTTCTGACTTGCTGATTCAACAGCAGACCAAGTATGCTCCTCAAAATTTTCGTCTGGGTAGTCTCGAGTATTCTATCTAGCTGTGATGTTAATGACCAGGTCTATGCACCATATAGAATTGTCGGGTATATGCATTTCCTCAAGACGTTTGATTTCAAGCTGTTTGAGAAGTCacctttgaatattttcttcaatGACCAATATTTTGTCCGCCCTTTTTTGATCCTTTTTTTTACTTCCTTCTCAGTTTGGTTATCAAAAGGTAAACCTAGCTTTACTGAAAGGTAAACTGACCTGAATGTTCATACTCTTCGACATATTCTATATTACCACATGTCACCATTACTTCCTCCTTGTTGAAATTTATCATCACTCTCGTTTTGCTTGCATTCAATTGAAGGGACATCCTTTCACTGACCTCTATCAATTCATTCAACATTTCTGTCATCTCCCCAGCACTTCCAGCGATCAACATCACATTGTCAGCAAAACGCAAGTTATTCAGTTCGACTACATTTATCAGCATTCCTCTATTCTCCCAATGCAATTGCTGAAAAATATGCTCTAAACAACAGTTGGAGATTAATGGTGACAGAGGACAGCCTTGCTTGACGCCTTTCTCCACTTtcatacttcttcctcttctctccaGCTccacgtagacctcactatttCCATATAAActcttaattttatcaatatactCTCTTTCCACTCCAGCTTCCCTCAATGACTCCCACATTTTGACGTGTTTCAAACTGTCAAAAGCCTTACGAAAATCAACAAATCCTAAATATAGAGGGATTTTATACTCCTGGCATTTCTCTATTAACTGGTTGGCGGCTTGTAATTGATCAACAGTTAAGAAACCTGGTCTGAATCCGGCTTGGTCTATTGAGTGGTTCTCATAAATCCTGTTTTATgtctaattataattttttatgtcTGATCTGGATCCTTTCttagatagaataattactTTACTCCTTTTCCACTTATCTGGTATTATTCTTTCTCttagaattttattgaatagtaaTTTCAAGGGTTTCAGTAACAATTCTAGACCAGATTTAATCGCCTTATTCGTGATGCCATAATCGCCGGGAGCTTTGTTTTTCTTTAGATGCTTGATGGCATGCCTTATTTCGTCTTCCATTATGTCCGGTTTCTGAAATTCAGTTTCGCTCTCTTGTGTTCTTGCTCGCTCTGTTTCTCCTACTACATTCCTATCACTATATAGATTTTAATAGATGTCTGTTATTCGATTTATTATCTTACATATTCCTATCTCTTTTCCAGCATCAGTGTCCAGAGTTGGAATCCACTCTTTTCTTGTTTCACACAACTGTTTGTTGATATCCCTTGTTGATTCTGTACTATTCATGATTGAATTGATTACCCTCTCCTTATACTCATTAATTTCCTTTCTGATTCATCTTCTAACCTCTTTCAATTATTGGTGCTTCATCTTTTCTACTTCTGACTTCATTCTTATTCTGTTCAATCTTTCAcgttcttcaatcatttcttttGTCTCTTCTGATAATCTattgcttcttctccttcttccttcccCTGTCTGCAAACGCCTGTTCATTTTATTTGATGCTTCAATGATAGACTCTTCTATCTACTGATACACCTCTTCAACGGTACTATTTAAATTGAAGTGTCTCCTATTCAATTCCTCTGATAGATTCTCCAAAAATACTTGTTCATTTAAC belongs to Nilaparvata lugens isolate BPH chromosome 9, ASM1435652v1, whole genome shotgun sequence and includes:
- the LOC120352937 gene encoding uncharacterized protein LOC120352937, translating into MDDLKLYAKSPEQLENLLQLVTTFSQSIKMKLGLEKCAVLHVKKGKVVNTAEGMLTLENEIGQLQIGQTYKYLGLHQHLKISRVEVFSRLEIEFKRRLSKVMKSKLPSKHLIKAINSWVIPSLTYSFGVLKWSDTRLEQMDRLVRTQMTKNRVHHPRSSMSHLYMPRKLGGRGLSRVSDLCAKQEKRLREYFTSANTNLLREVCRLDENYTALNLRNPNGREPLTWHDYKAEWQQRELHGRYCKHLNSDHNNHDLSSRWLTDGSLFPETEGFIIAMQDQVVATNAYRRHIIRDLSISDKCRLCNAAVESIQHIVSGCSILAPKEYLRRHNNVAKIVHLKLQQEFGFFEEMPPYYSYSPPAFIERNQIKIYWDVQMITDRQVIHNKPDILMLNMNQKEALIIDVAIPADENCQRTRETEGFVQAIQDQVIATNAYRRHVMGDRTISDKCRMCASAVESIQHIVSSCSVLAPREYLLCHKNVAKIVHLEMQIKFGNIAEVPPYYNYQPPPLVEFNHVKIHWDV